In Eublepharis macularius isolate TG4126 chromosome 4, MPM_Emac_v1.0, whole genome shotgun sequence, the following are encoded in one genomic region:
- the LOC129328494 gene encoding H-2 class II histocompatibility antigen, E-S beta chain-like isoform X2, whose protein sequence is MFTCIVLGHPCLKSTFEEQSKLAHFLFQRKFQCHFANGTAGQVRLFDRYIRDRQEFVRFDSRRGDFEAVTEFGEPDAAYWNSQTEWVEYLRAAVENCRLNYLAAETGHVVGRKVKPTVKISFTKAEPLSHHSLLICTATGYYPSEIKIKWLKNGQEQTEGVGYSEDFQNGDWTFQNQAMLETVPEQGDVYTCQVAHRSVEEPITVQWEPQRSDSANSKLWTGAMGGLLGVVLGVGGLSLYLRKKKALPTAPAAGLMSQS, encoded by the exons ATGTTCACATGTATTGTCCTAGGACATCCGTGTCTCAAATCTACATTTGAAGAACAAAGCAAAC TCGCCCATTTCCTGTTCCAGCGCAAGTTCCAGTGCCACTTCGCCAACGGGACGGCGGGCCAGGTCCGGCTCTTCGACAGGTACATCCGGGACCGGCAGGAGTTTGTGCGCTTCGACAGCCGCCGCGGGGACTTCGAAGCTGTCACAGAGTTTGGCGAGCCTGACGCCGCCTACTGGAACAGCCAGACTGAGTGGGTGGAGTACCTGCGGGCCGCGGTGGAGAACTGCCGCCTCAACTATCTGGCAGCCGAGACGGGGCACGTGGTGGGCAGGAAGG ttaAGCCCACAGTGAAAATCTCCTTCACCAAGGCAGAGCCCCTGTCCCACCACAGCCTCCTGATCTGCACTGCGACAGGCTATTATCCCTCAGAGATTAAAATCAAGTGGCTGAAAAACGGGCAGGAGCAGACGGAGGGGGTGGGGTACTCGGAGGATTTCCAGAACGGAGACTGGACTTTCCAGAACCAGGCGATGCTGGAGACGGTGCCTGAGCAGGGAGATGTCTACACCTGCCAGGTGGCGCACAGGAGCGTGGAGGAGCCGATCACCGTGCAGTGGG AGCCACAGAGGTCGGACTCTGCCAACAGCAAATTGTGGACGGGGGCCATGGGAGGCCTGCTGGGGGTGGTCCTGGGGGTTGGGGGACTCTCCCTCTACCTGAGGAAGAAAAAAG CGCTTCCCACCGCACCTGCTGCAG